A stretch of the Pseudalkalibacillus hwajinpoensis genome encodes the following:
- a CDS encoding extracellular solute-binding protein translates to MKSKKLRHVLIPALSLSLLLSACNLSSGADSESGSEEVEVIRQGVNLPDPENDVIKQELDEALGFPVNLSVNPNDYENKLNVRLSAGDYPDLFQVSRAALVEYANKGLLLDLDPYMDDLKEVQDFIGEDNVEKAKVNDKVYAVTVPASIPFYTYWVRKDWLETLNMEMPKTVDDLYEVAKAFREDDPDGNGQKDTYGLTGSGVSAFQPILGAYGVGMPKSFYKEDGELVNSFHDPDMKEALTAVTKFVENDVTDPEIFSNTGNEPQQKAFQGKFGILFDGWANLTSDAYIEQYKAVDPDAEWVQLPAIEGPAGKSAGTWDIGQANGFYAIPKALEDQPEKLEKIFKLLNYVASDEGSKLVQYGIEGEHYNKEDGKIVPTDKLAEEGGYFWLYQFTGRPEMEYLSTKFSKQTEYIEASADAPRIESLNGYIDYPEGYNSADADRFSEEEMIKFISGQRDLSEYDEFLNKLDTTFNYQMMLDKAEEDIKKLDQ, encoded by the coding sequence ATGAAAAGCAAAAAGTTGCGTCATGTCCTTATACCTGCGTTATCTCTTTCATTATTGCTTTCTGCTTGTAACTTATCGTCTGGAGCTGACAGCGAATCTGGTAGTGAGGAAGTAGAAGTCATTCGACAAGGGGTAAACTTACCTGACCCAGAAAATGACGTTATTAAGCAAGAACTAGATGAGGCACTTGGTTTTCCAGTGAATCTCTCCGTTAATCCTAATGACTATGAAAACAAATTAAACGTTCGTTTATCGGCAGGGGATTATCCTGATTTGTTTCAAGTTAGTCGAGCTGCTCTAGTAGAATATGCTAACAAAGGTTTACTACTAGACCTTGACCCTTATATGGACGACCTTAAGGAAGTTCAGGATTTTATTGGAGAAGATAATGTTGAAAAAGCGAAGGTAAATGATAAAGTTTATGCGGTGACTGTTCCTGCAAGCATACCTTTCTATACGTACTGGGTTAGGAAAGATTGGTTAGAAACATTGAACATGGAAATGCCTAAAACAGTAGATGATTTATATGAAGTAGCAAAAGCCTTTCGAGAAGATGATCCAGATGGGAATGGGCAAAAAGATACTTATGGTCTTACCGGATCAGGAGTAAGCGCTTTCCAACCGATACTTGGTGCTTATGGTGTAGGAATGCCAAAAAGCTTTTATAAAGAAGACGGTGAATTAGTGAACTCATTTCATGATCCTGATATGAAAGAAGCTCTCACTGCTGTTACGAAGTTTGTTGAAAACGATGTAACGGACCCTGAAATTTTCAGTAATACAGGTAACGAGCCTCAACAAAAAGCGTTTCAAGGTAAATTTGGGATTTTATTTGATGGATGGGCGAATTTAACGAGTGATGCTTATATTGAACAATACAAAGCAGTAGATCCAGATGCTGAGTGGGTACAGCTTCCGGCAATTGAAGGACCTGCAGGAAAATCAGCAGGTACGTGGGATATAGGTCAAGCTAATGGCTTTTATGCTATTCCGAAAGCACTTGAGGACCAACCAGAAAAGCTCGAAAAAATATTTAAACTTCTTAACTATGTAGCATCTGATGAGGGATCTAAACTCGTTCAATATGGAATAGAAGGAGAACATTATAACAAAGAAGACGGCAAGATTGTCCCAACGGACAAACTGGCTGAAGAAGGTGGCTACTTCTGGCTTTACCAATTCACTGGTCGACCTGAAATGGAGTACCTATCAACGAAATTCTCAAAACAAACGGAATATATCGAAGCTTCCGCAGATGCTCCGCGAATTGAATCTCTAAATGGGTATATTGATTATCCAGAGGGCTATAATTCGGCAGATGCTGATCGATTCTCTGAAGAAGAAATGATTAAATTCATAAGTGGACAACGTGACCTTAGTGAGTATGATGAATTCTTGAATAAATTAGATACAACATTTAATTATCAGATGATGCTTGATAAAGCAGAAGAAGATATTAAGAAACTAGATCAATAA
- a CDS encoding L-lactate permease, with product MNGLQLFTALTPILAVFILLVLLRLPATKAMPGSLLLTALMAYTIWKIPMIQMTAAFIEGLIIALSIIWIVFGAILLLNTLRNSGAIDAIRTGFMGISMDRRVQLIIIAWLFGAFIEGAAGFGTPAAIGAPLLVALGFPPLAAVAMALIADSSPVSFGAVGTPIIVGVDQGLRQGSAVANQVTASIGQQSMPEYLQAVTQSAVMIDLFVGTFIPLILVMMLTRFFGENHSWKDGLSLWKFAIFAGLSFTLPAFIVATLLGPEFPSIIGGLVGLSIVVPAAKRGFLLPNEPWDFKKTNEPNVNTQMTLPLWLAWIPYLLVALLLVLTRLDLLPVKGWLRSVKVGWNQILGTEISTSFEPLYLPGTIFIVVIVITIFLHKMSGTAVQKTVLDSLKTMIGTVVALGTAVPMVRIFINSGINGADLMSMPMELATLVANAVGDAWPLVAPFIGALGSFISGSATFSNMMFSLFQFSVADQLQMNEQLVLSLQVLGANAGNMICVLNVVAAASVVGMVGKEGTIIRMTLGPMLFYAIATGVIGWITIILL from the coding sequence ATGAACGGACTTCAACTTTTTACAGCATTAACTCCTATTTTAGCGGTGTTTATCTTACTTGTTCTTTTGCGTTTACCTGCAACGAAAGCTATGCCGGGAAGTTTACTCCTCACCGCATTAATGGCCTATACTATATGGAAAATACCAATGATACAAATGACAGCAGCATTCATTGAAGGGTTAATCATAGCTTTGTCGATTATTTGGATTGTATTCGGAGCGATTTTATTATTAAACACGCTACGAAATAGCGGAGCGATTGACGCAATTCGCACGGGATTTATGGGAATATCCATGGATCGAAGGGTTCAGCTAATTATTATCGCCTGGTTATTTGGGGCATTTATTGAAGGGGCAGCAGGATTTGGAACTCCTGCTGCAATCGGAGCCCCTCTGCTTGTGGCATTAGGATTTCCTCCACTTGCCGCAGTTGCGATGGCCCTTATTGCTGACAGCAGCCCTGTTTCTTTTGGCGCCGTTGGAACACCAATTATCGTCGGTGTAGATCAAGGACTCCGACAGGGTTCAGCTGTCGCGAATCAAGTAACAGCTTCCATTGGACAGCAATCGATGCCTGAATATTTGCAGGCAGTCACTCAAAGTGCTGTCATGATTGATCTTTTCGTAGGTACTTTTATCCCGCTTATTTTAGTCATGATGTTAACACGTTTTTTTGGTGAAAACCATTCTTGGAAGGATGGTCTTTCTTTATGGAAGTTCGCTATATTTGCCGGACTCAGCTTCACACTGCCGGCTTTTATCGTAGCAACCTTATTGGGCCCGGAATTCCCGTCTATTATTGGAGGTCTCGTGGGACTTTCGATTGTCGTCCCTGCAGCCAAAAGGGGTTTTCTCCTTCCTAATGAGCCGTGGGATTTTAAAAAGACAAACGAACCTAATGTAAACACTCAAATGACCCTACCTTTGTGGCTGGCCTGGATTCCCTATTTACTTGTTGCGTTATTATTAGTGCTAACGCGTTTGGACCTCCTTCCGGTAAAGGGATGGCTAAGATCAGTTAAAGTTGGCTGGAACCAAATTCTTGGTACAGAAATCAGCACTTCCTTTGAACCATTATATTTACCTGGCACCATCTTCATTGTGGTAATAGTGATAACAATATTTCTCCATAAAATGAGCGGAACGGCTGTCCAGAAAACGGTACTGGATTCATTGAAAACGATGATTGGGACTGTCGTAGCACTTGGGACAGCTGTTCCGATGGTTCGGATTTTTATTAACTCTGGAATTAATGGTGCTGATCTCATGAGTATGCCAATGGAGCTAGCGACACTTGTTGCAAATGCTGTAGGTGATGCGTGGCCACTTGTTGCTCCGTTTATCGGTGCTCTCGGTTCATTCATTTCTGGTAGTGCGACATTTAGCAACATGATGTTTTCACTTTTTCAATTTAGCGTAGCGGATCAGCTTCAAATGAATGAACAGCTCGTTCTTTCGCTTCAAGTACTTGGAGCAAACGCGGGAAATATGATTTGTGTATTAAACGTTGTTGCAGCTGCTTCTGTGGTTGGCATGGTTGGAAAAGAAGGAACCATTATCCGAATGACACTTGGTCCTATGTTGTTCTATGCTATTGCAACAGGAGTGATTGGATGGATTACAATTATTCTGCTTTAA
- a CDS encoding CPBP family intramembrane glutamic endopeptidase, translated as MSLVLIVIPGEEIYWRGYIQQQLKKYKEGDTILIATILYATAHLYSDAYLLVLAAIGGGMAWGWLYEKTKNFWVPLLSHILFDLLILVIIPLL; from the coding sequence ATTAGTCTTGTACTGATCGTCATTCCTGGAGAAGAAATCTACTGGCGAGGATATATTCAGCAACAGTTAAAGAAGTACAAAGAGGGAGACACCATCCTTATAGCGACCATTTTATATGCGACGGCTCATCTTTATTCCGATGCGTATTTATTAGTACTAGCTGCAATCGGAGGTGGAATGGCCTGGGGATGGCTTTATGAAAAAACAAAGAACTTCTGGGTGCCATTATTATCACATATTCTCTTTGATTTACTCATTTTAGTTATTATTCCATTACTGTAA
- the rlmN gene encoding 23S rRNA (adenine(2503)-C(2))-methyltransferase RlmN, with protein MKESIYGLTFDQLTEWLLERGHKKFRASQVWDWLYKKRVKEFSQMNNVNKDCIKLLEENFAIQTLTQEIKQESSDGTIKFLFKLQDGNVIETVLMRFHYGQSVCVTTQVGCNIGCSFCASGLLKKSRDLTSGEIVEQIMNVQHALDEKANEERVSHIVIMGIGEPFDNYDNMMDFLHIVNSQKGLCIGARHITVSTSGLAKQIYDFANEDLQVNLAISLHAPNDELRTKIMKINKAYPLGKLMPAIDYYLEKTNRRITFEYIMLRDVNDHVEEAKQLANLLADKRHLSYVNLIPYNPVDDHSYQRSEKESILAFYDTLKKNGINCVIRHENGTDIDAACGQLRSKQVKKLENAGK; from the coding sequence ATGAAAGAATCTATATACGGATTAACGTTTGATCAGCTAACTGAATGGTTGCTAGAACGTGGTCACAAAAAATTCCGTGCCTCCCAAGTATGGGATTGGCTCTATAAAAAGCGTGTTAAAGAATTTTCTCAAATGAATAACGTAAACAAAGACTGTATCAAACTTTTGGAAGAAAACTTTGCGATTCAGACATTAACTCAGGAAATCAAGCAGGAATCTTCTGACGGTACGATCAAGTTCTTGTTCAAATTACAAGACGGGAACGTTATTGAAACGGTACTCATGCGTTTCCATTACGGTCAATCTGTTTGTGTAACGACACAAGTAGGGTGTAATATCGGTTGTTCCTTCTGTGCAAGTGGACTTCTTAAGAAGAGCCGTGACCTTACAAGCGGTGAGATTGTTGAGCAAATCATGAACGTGCAACACGCACTTGATGAAAAGGCGAATGAAGAACGCGTAAGTCATATTGTTATTATGGGAATCGGTGAACCTTTCGATAACTATGATAATATGATGGACTTCCTTCACATCGTTAATTCTCAAAAAGGACTTTGTATTGGTGCGCGCCACATTACGGTTTCAACAAGTGGTCTTGCGAAGCAAATTTACGACTTTGCCAATGAAGATCTTCAAGTGAACCTTGCGATTTCTCTACATGCTCCTAATGATGAGTTGCGTACGAAGATTATGAAAATCAATAAGGCTTATCCGCTTGGAAAATTAATGCCTGCGATTGATTATTATCTTGAGAAAACCAACCGCAGAATTACGTTTGAGTATATTATGTTGAGAGACGTCAATGATCACGTAGAAGAAGCGAAACAACTTGCGAATCTTCTCGCTGACAAACGTCATCTTTCTTACGTAAACTTGATTCCATACAATCCAGTTGATGACCACTCTTATCAGCGTAGTGAAAAAGAATCGATTCTTGCGTTCTATGATACGCTTAAGAAAAACGGTATTAACTGTGTGATCCGTCATGAGAACGGAACAGATATCGATGCTGCATGCGGTCAGCTTCGCAGTAAACAAGTAAAGAAACTTGAAAATGCAGGTAAATAA
- a CDS encoding S-Ena type endospore appendage, whose protein sequence is MSRSKSLFQEDHPLCERRRPHQSKGELVEENICGVFRIDPLLNPYAPIWEAVGDIGPVSGTLSIYYDGGVCEEVEVLIDHCHEPAFYVPEGNTRTRTYQQLCKVTIVARDRRKETGSIQHPHGHKKHSVCTGRYCLTIYYHVKGYKKKSHKKQDCVNKECHGGC, encoded by the coding sequence ATGTCAAGAAGTAAATCGTTGTTTCAAGAAGATCACCCCTTATGTGAAAGGCGTCGTCCCCATCAATCAAAGGGAGAGCTGGTGGAAGAAAATATCTGTGGCGTCTTTCGAATTGATCCACTTCTCAACCCTTATGCCCCAATATGGGAGGCGGTTGGAGATATAGGACCAGTATCAGGAACTCTATCAATTTATTACGATGGTGGGGTTTGTGAGGAAGTCGAGGTATTAATTGATCACTGTCATGAACCCGCATTTTATGTGCCAGAGGGAAATACGAGAACGAGAACATATCAACAACTGTGTAAAGTAACGATTGTAGCAAGAGATCGTCGAAAAGAAACCGGTTCTATTCAACACCCCCATGGACATAAGAAGCACTCCGTCTGTACGGGGCGCTATTGTCTAACTATTTATTACCATGTAAAGGGATATAAAAAGAAGTCACATAAGAAACAAGACTGTGTGAACAAGGAGTGTCATGGAGGGTGCTGA